Within Primulina tabacum isolate GXHZ01 chromosome 5, ASM2559414v2, whole genome shotgun sequence, the genomic segment GAATCCTATGTTTTTCCAAAATCATTGCAATTCTATTAATTACATACCACTAAGCGCCGCCACATGTTATTCCCCCCTAATGACAAAGTCTCCATATATAtcttaaaagatttaaaaaataatgagcTTATTTAACCATGAAAATTcgttttatcatatttttctactaaaataattttgttccattattttttatttaaaaaaataattaatcaatattaaaaaaaatacctcaTTTTTTCCACtacaatttttatatttatttttatatatttataggcaaaaacttgtgtgagacggtctcactggtcgtattttgtgagacatatttcttatttgggtcatccataaaaaattattactttttatgctaagactattaatttttattgtgaatatcggtatgattaaCCCGTCTCACTGATAAATaatcgtgagatcgtctcacaaaaaatctaCTCTATATTTATATTACCGACTCgataattaaaaatatgatcAAGTTGGAGAATTAACGTATGATGTtcctatttatttatttattttgttattttatataatttgttCGAGAATGAATTAATACAATAAACGATGATTTTTTCACCATTAGAAAAGCAAAACGCAGCAAAGAAAGACCAGATTGCAGATTAGATCTAGCCATCGCTTTCCCTTTCACAAAGCATAAAAGCGAACAGAGTCTTTTTTCCTACTCTACTCCCACCTGATTTCCACTCGATTTCTGCAGATCTCTGAGCTCATTTGTTCTTCCCATTAGCAGGCTTCATGGAAATGTAGTTCTTTCTCGTTTCAGGTACCGCATTTTTACGGTATTTTGTTTTTGCTCGCTTATCATTATAGTGATTTTTTTGGTGTGGGTTCTTTATTTTGGTGTGCTCTTTTAATGGGTTTTTTTAAGCTTTTCAGTTCTATTTTAGAACTGGGTTTTTTTTTACGTTGTTTATTCCTTCGGATTTAATGGTACTGTGAGCCAGTAGTTTAGTTGGGGGATGGGTTAAGGGAGACATTAAATTTATTTAGATTTGGAAGTGAAGTTTGCAGATTTGCATATAAAACTAATGgatttgttctttttttttttttttgccactATCGATATGGTCATTTGAGAGACCATCACTCGCTCACTGGTCCACGAAAGAATTAGTGAatcttcttgaatttttttataattttgtataatttttagTGGGGCCATTTTTCTGCTAATTGGTAACAAAAATGATAAATCTTTGAGTAACAGATGAAaatcgtgtgtgtgtgtgtgttttttttatcgGTTCCAAGAACTGACAAAAACAGAGGACAATTTCCAAGAACGGTGATGGGAGGGAATGGGAGATATCTGAGCTTCTAATGAAACTACCAATTGAAGTAATAGTTTATGTAAAATAAActgtattatattataatattattatatatgaacTAAAATATAACAGATTGGTATCGCATACCACTTATATTTGACCCCGTATGTTGTGCAAAATATAGAGGAGgttgaaaaaatataatttgaaatcGACCCCGTTAGGACTTGGTTGAAAGAAAGAACTTTTTATGTACTTGCTTGTAGCTTATTTACGTGGACTACGTTTGCAGCTACCCCAATTTTGTATTTGCTAGCTTATGTATGCAAGTGATTCATGAGGCAGTCTTCCATTGTTATGtcagattttatatttttttttaaattcaatcCATTTGCCAAGCAAAACGCCTGAACATGTAAGATTCTTCTGAGATGTCACGTGTTATTTTAGTTTTGGTTGGTGCACAGAAGGAAGGTAAAGAAACTGCTCTTTGTTAAATCATCAGGTGGTGCCAGAAACTTACAGGTGTGGAAGTTTAGCTTGTGGGACTCTACACACCAAATTCTTTATGGCGTCAGATCAGAATCGATTtctgcagcagcagcagcagcagcaaccaTCGACACCTCGGGTATGTTGCTTCATGAATCTAGAAGATTCTACTTTCATTATAATACTTGCATTCTTTCGCATAAAGAAGTTCGTTGCATTCATATTTTCTCTCCTTTTGCGAGGTCATTGGTAATTTTGTTGTTATTCCAGGCTTACAGTAAGATGTAATTTTGTTGTTATTCTTATCAGTTTTGGTAATATGGTTGTGATTATATGTCCTTCCTAGAGTCTTTATATATCGTTCAGTacttgtttattgaaataaattatGGATATGACTAATATCTTAGATCACGGCCCATGCTCTCATCACTTCTCGTCCGTTGAAGTAGTGAAGAGATTGATGGAAAACCGGGAGTCGCCTAACCTTTTTTTTACTTTACCGATTTGCTCAGAATCGGATAGGATGAGGGCCCTTTGGCCGCAATGAAAAGACTAATGATTGAGTGGTTTTATTTTGGTTACTGAATTTCCTTTGTCATTCATTCGAGAAGTTATCCATATGGACCTACTTCCTATCATATGTGAGAATCTGACCTTGGCTGCACCACCTATACCAGGGGTGGGGATGCTCTGGGGGGGGGGGACTATATAAAGTCGAGAAGGAGTCGATATGATTTCAGATTCTTGTGATAGCAGTAACCATGGGGATGGTGGTTACACAGGACTATCAATCCATCAGTTTTAGCAACTTGAGAATAAAATCTCATTTATGGCGTCATGTAGGTGCTAAAATAAGTTATGATATCATTGTGAACTGAAAAAAAGAAAACCATATTTCTATTGATAATGATAAGTGTATATCACTAAAACAAGTTATGGTCTCACACACTAAAAAATATTCTTGCTTTTAAGGACATTTACGTTTTCGTGTCTTCTTCCAATGTATGTGAATATTTTTAGTTCCCATGTCGTGTCAATAAATTCTTACTAAAAAATTTCAGCTTAAGAACCTTTTTGTAGGACTCTTGGGCTGACAACTTATTTTATTGACAGCTAAAGAGGTGGGGAGGTTGTTTGGGTGGACTATCTTGTTTTCGCAAACAACAAGGTGGAAAGCGTATTGTACCTGCTTCGCGAATTTCTGATGCCAATGCTTTAGCAAATCAGCCAAATGGACATCAACCTGGTGGCTTGCCTAATCAGACTACTGGAATTGCTCTATCACTTTTAGCTCCACCATCTTCACCTGCTTCTTTCTCAAATTCTGCACTCCCATCTACTGTTCAGTCACCAAACTGTTTCTTGTCCGCCAATTCACCCAGAGGCCCTTCTTCTACCATGTATGTTACAGGTCCATATGCACATGAGACACAACTGGTATCTCCACCTGTATTTTCAACTTTCACAACTGAGCCATCTACAGCTCCATTAACACCACCGCCAGAGTTGGCACATTTAACCACTCCATCTTCTCCTGATGTGCCCTATGCACATTTCCTTTCATCCTCTTCCAAAATAAAAAACACCGATAAGACCAATTATTCTACTGCAAATGATATGCAATCAACTTATTCACTCTATCCCGGAAGTCCTGCAAGTGCTCTCAGATCACTTGTTTTGAGGACTTCTGATGATCGCTTATCATCATCTTTTAATGAAAGGGAGTTTCCCCCTCAATGGGATCCTTCGATTCCTTCGCAGAAAACTTCATATGCAAAGTCAGAGTCTGGCAGGTTTGAGGTTCAAGCATCTGGTGTCTCTAAGCCGCATCAAGACTCCAATTTCTTCTGTCCGGAAACATTTGCCCAGTTCTACGTGGACCAGTCATCATTTACTCATTCTGGTGGTAGGCTAAGCATCTCAAGAGATACGGATGCTTACACAAATGGTGTGAATGTACATCAGAGTAGGCAGAACAAAACTTGCAAACCACCTGATACTGAAGAACCAGAAGCTTACAGGGCGTCCTTTGGGTTCAGTGCCGATGAAATCATCACTACAACTAATTATGTCGAGATTTCTGACATATCAGAGGAAACCTTCAGCATGACACTTTTTTCCTCAAGCAAGCCTGTGGAAGAGGAAAATGTTTCGACTGTAACTGCAAAAGGTTCACAAACAGGTGAAAGACCAGTAGACTTTCCTAGTCCACAGATCAGTAAAGCAGGACTGATTCGCACAG encodes:
- the LOC142547334 gene encoding uncharacterized protein At1g76660-like isoform X1, translated to MASDQNRFLQQQQQQQPSTPRLKRWGGCLGGLSCFRKQQGGKRIVPASRISDANALANQPNGHQPGGLPNQTTGIALSLLAPPSSPASFSNSALPSTVQSPNCFLSANSPRGPSSTMYVTGPYAHETQLVSPPVFSTFTTEPSTAPLTPPPELAHLTTPSSPDVPYAHFLSSSSKIKNTDKTNYSTANDMQSTYSLYPGSPASALRSLVLRTSDDRLSSSFNEREFPPQWDPSIPSQKTSYAKSESGRFEVQASGVSKPHQDSNFFCPETFAQFYVDQSSFTHSGGRLSISRDTDAYTNGVNVHQSRQNKTCKPPDTEEPEAYRASFGFSADEIITTTNYVEISDISEETFSMTLFSSSKPVEEENVSTVTAKGSQTGERPVDFPSPQISKAGLIRTDGVPSEVSGSYNSIEPVQKQKRFGDRSGRRFPGSQILGDDEDIFANTGASRVGWKHHFGSSNSDAEIEYRRGRSLREGRSRRENLDYLHGLA
- the LOC142547334 gene encoding uncharacterized protein At1g76660-like isoform X2, with translation MASDQNRFLQQQQQQQPSTPRLKRWGGCLGGLSCFRKQQGGKRIVPASRISDANALANQPNGHQPGGLPNQTTGIALSLLAPPSSPASFSNSALPSTVQSPNCFLSANSPRGPSSTMYVTGPYAHETQLVSPPVFSTFTTEPSTAPLTPPPELAHLTTPSSPDVPYAHFLSSSSKIKNTDKTNYSTANDMQSTYSLYPGSPASALRSLVLRTSDDRLSSSFNEREFPPQWDPSIPSQKTSYAKSESGRFEVQASGVSKPHQDSNFFCPETFAQFYVDQSSFTHSGGRLSISRDTDAYTNGVNVHQSRQNKTCKPPDTEEPEAYRASFGFSADEIITTTNYVEISDISEETFSMTLFSSSKPVEEENVSTVTAKGSQTGERPVDFPSPQISKAGLIRTDGVPSEVSGSYNSIGTTCED